The Setaria italica strain Yugu1 chromosome IX, Setaria_italica_v2.0, whole genome shotgun sequence genome has a window encoding:
- the LOC101772939 gene encoding 1,4-dihydroxy-2-naphthoyl-CoA thioesterase 1 isoform X2 — MGGATATPAAAQDSSSRGKAMMAELDAPLHALGFEMEELSPSRVAGRLLVTPTCCQPFRALHGGVSALVAEALASMGAHMASGYRRVVGMQLSINHFRAAALGDTVLARALPVHVGRSTQVWEVKLWKMDPSTGEKGPQIAESRVTLLSNLPLPEEHKNAGDALKKYASKL; from the exons ATGGGCGGCGCcacggccacgccggcggcggcgcaggattCCAGTTCCAGGGGCAAGGCGATGATGGCGGAGCTGGACGCGCCGCTGCACGCGCTCGGGTTCGAGATGGAGGAGCTCTCCCCGTCGCGGGTCGCCGGGCGCCTCCTCGTGACGCCGACCTGCTGCCAGCCGTTCAGGGCGCTGCACGGCGGCGTGTCGGCGCTGGTGGCGGAGGCGCTGGCGAGCATGGGGGCGCACATGGCGTCCGGGTACCGCCGCGTCGTCGGGATGCAGCTCAGCATCAACCacttccgcgccgccgccctcggcgaCACCGTCCTCGCGCGGGCCCTCCCCGTCCACGTCGGCCGCTCCACCCAG GTTTGGGAGGTGAAGCTGTGGAAGATGGATCCATCCACGGGGGAGAAGGGCCCTCAGATCGCGGAATCCAGAGTCACGCTGCTGAGCAACCTGCCCCTGCCGGAGGAGCACAAGAACGCAGGGGATGCCCTCAAGAAATATGCATCAAAACTGTAG